In Rosa chinensis cultivar Old Blush chromosome 1, RchiOBHm-V2, whole genome shotgun sequence, a genomic segment contains:
- the LOC112182081 gene encoding serine/arginine-rich splicing factor RS41 isoform X2 — translation MMISQPMAGFAFVYMDDERDAEYAIRKLDRTEFGRKGRRLRIEWTKHERGIRRSDDSKKPPANTKPSKTLFVINFDPIHTRTRDLEKHFDLYGKIMNIRIRRNFAFIQYESQEDATKALDATNSSKFMDRIISVEYAVRDDDDRRNGHSPDRRGRDTSPERRRSNDRGRSPSPYRRDRASPDYGHGSRQNSRAEPRRSPEYDRAPRRSPDYERAASPVNDRYHSRSPPARERSRS, via the exons ATGATGATATCGCAGCCAATGGCAG GATTTGCCTTTGTCTATATGGATGATGAGCGAGATGCTGAGTATGCAATTCGAAAGCTTGACAGGACAGAATTTGGTAGGAAGGGACGCCGTCTTCGTATTGAGTGGACCAAG CATGAACGCGGGATTAGGAGATCTGATGATTCAAAAAAACCACCAGCGAACACAAAGCCCTCAAAAACCCTGTTTGTTATCAATTTTGATCCTATCCATACCAGGACAAGGGATCTGGAGAAGCACTTTGATCTATATGGGAAAATAATGAACATAAGGATTAGAAGAAATTTTGCATTTATTCAATATGAATCACAGGAGGATGCTACCAAAGCATTGGATGCAACAAATTCAAG CAAGTTCATGGACCGCATTATTTCAGTGGAGTATGCTGTtcgtgatgatgatgatagaaGAAATGGCCACAGTCCTGATAGAAGGGGCCGTGATACATCTCCTGAGAGGAGAAGAAGCAATGATCGTGGGCGATCTCCAAGTCCATACCGCAGAGATAGGGCTAGTCCGGATTATGGCCATGGTTCCCGTCAGAATTCTAGAGCTGAACCAAGAAGAAGTCCTGAGTATGATAGAGCTCCAAGAAGAAGTCCTGATTATGAGAGAGCCGCAAGCCCAGTCAACGATAGATACCACAG CCGTTCACCCCCAGCGCGGGAAAGATCTCGATCGTGA
- the LOC112167730 gene encoding uncharacterized protein LOC112167730: MPFKEWMLEAAVKLRADIFEKLLMLVWSLWRNRNVALWENKSKPATALLCTAMAWLEEFHKARAPSNTPKQLVKQSWKPAGDNHVMINVDGAFLPSLQHGGIGGVVRGSGGHFLAAFAHYITHVSSAKHAELMAIREGLDLAVQLQLPQVIVKMDCLAAVQDLTRSGAGEFASLIDDILEVHKLLSDVNINYVPRQCNRIAHRLAGIGFESHLKEAWYS, encoded by the coding sequence ATGCCTTTTAAGGAATGGATGCTCGAAGCTGCTGTAAAACTTAGAGCAGATATCTTTGAAAAACTACTCATGCTTGTCTGGTCATTATGGAGGAACCGCAATGTAGCTTTATGGGAGAATAAATCCAAACCTGCAACTGCTCTTCTATGCACTGCCATGGCCTGGCTCGAAGAGTTTCACAAGGCTAGAGCTCCTTCGAATACTCCGAAGCAACTTGTAAAGCAATCTTGGAAGCCCGCTGGAGATAACCATGTAATGATTAATGTGGATGGAGCATTCTTACCCTCACTACAACATGGAGGGATTGGTGGAGTAGTTCGAGGATCTGGGGGTCACTTTCTAGCAGCTTTTGCACATTACATCACCCATGTGTCCTCTGCAAAACATGCTGAGCTAATGGCTATAAGGGAAGGGCTAGACTTGGCGGTACAATTACAGTTGCCACAAGTTATAGTCAAAATGGATTGCCTAGCAGCTGTTCAAGATCTTACTCGCTCCGGAGCTGGGGAGTTTGCTAGCCTCATTGATGACATACTGGAGGTCCATAAGCTATTGTCGGACGTGAACATTAATTATGTGCCTAGACAATGTAATAGGATTGCACACCGCTTGGCTGGTATAGGTTTCGAGTCCCATCTCAAAGAAGCTTGGTACTCATAA
- the LOC112180045 gene encoding protein CELLULOSE SYNTHASE INTERACTIVE 1 isoform X1 produces MGCLLVGLALLSSLINTRTKIMVEESGSKVLSDTQSAEEWLSQARELVPLALNKAREVKGFPGRWKMIISKLEQIPSRLSDLSSHPCFSKNALCKEQLQSVSKTLKEAIELAEFCVGEKYEGKLRMQSDLDSLSGKLDLNLRDCGLLIKTGVLGEATLPLSMASSSTEPEVALHGNIRELLARLQIGHLEAKHKALDSLVELMKEDEKNVLSVLGRSNIAALVQLLTATSPRIREKTVTVICSLAESGSCENWLVSEGVLPPLIRLVESGSAIGKEKATISLQRLSMSAEAARAIVGHGGVRPLIEICQTGDSVSQAASASTLKNISAVPEVRQTLAEEGIVKVMIILLDCGMLLGSKEYAAECLQNLTASNDNLRRSVISEGGIRSLLAYLAGPLPQESAVAALRNLVGSVSMEVLVSLGLLPCLVHVLKSGSLGAQQAAASAICRVCSSTEMKKLIGEAGYIPLLIKMLEAKSNSAREVAAQAISSLMSLPHNCREVKRDNKSVPNLVQLLDPSPQNTAKKYAVCALGLICSSKKCKKLMISYGAIGYLKKLTEMDIPGAKKLLERLERGKLRSFFTRK; encoded by the exons ATGGGGTGTCTTTTAG TTGGTCTAGCTCTGCTATCCAGTTTGATTAATACCCGGACTAAAATCATGGTCGAAGAAAGTGGCAGCAAGGTTTTGTCCGATACCCAGTCAGCCGAAGAATGGTTATCACAAGCAAGGGAGCTTGTTCCATTGGCACTGAATAAGGCAAGAGAGGTTAAGGGGTTTCCAGGTAGATGGAAGATGATCATTTCAAAGTTGGAGCAGATCCCATCACGATTATCAGACTTGTCTAGCCATCCCTGCTTCTCCAAGAATGCTCTTTGTAAGGAGCAATTGCAGTCAGTATCTAAGACATTGAAAGAAGCTATTGAATTGGCAGAGTTTTGTGTGGGGGAGAAGTATGAAGGAAAACTTCGTATGCAGAGTGATCTTGATTCATTGTCTGGTAAATTGGACTTGAATTTGCGAGATTGTGGCCTTTTGATCAAGACTGGGGTGCTTGGTGAGGCTACTTTGCCTTTGTCTATGGCTAGTTCTTCAACTGAACCTGAGGTTGCTCTACATGGTAATATAAGGGAATTGCTTGCTCGGCTTCAGATCGGGCACTTGGAAGCAAAGCACAAAGCTCTTGACAGTCTTGTTGAGCTTATGAAAGAGGATGAAAAGAATGTGTTGTCGGTTTTGGGGCGTAGCAATATTGCTGCTCTGGTCCAACTGCTCACCGCAACATCTCCTCGTATCCGGGAGAAGACTGTAACTGTTATTTGCTCGCTTGCAGAATCAGGGAGTTGTGAGAATTGGCTTGTTTCTGAAGGTGTCTTGCCACCTTTAATAAGGCTAGTTGAATCTGGGAGTGCtattggaaaagaaaaggctACAATTTCGCTTCAGAGATTGTCAATGTCAGCTGAAGCAGCTAGAGCCATTGTTGGGCACGGTGGCGTTAGACCGTTGATTGAGATTTGTCAGACTGGTGATTCAGTTTCTCAAGCTGCTTCTGCTAGCACTTTGAAGAACATATCAGCTGTCCCCGAGGTTCGACAAACTCTTGCTGAGGAAGGAATTGTAAAGGTTATGATCATTCTTCTTGATTGTGGAATGTTATTGGGGTCCAAAGAATATGCAGCTGAGTGTTTGCAGAATCTCACTGCAAGCAATGACAATCTAAGACGGTCTGTAATATCAGAAGGTGGAATTCGGAGCCTACTGGCTTATCTAGCCGGTCCATTGCCACAAGAGTCTGCAGTCGCAGCATTGAGGAACCTGGTTGGCTCAGTTTCTATGGAAGTTTTGGTTTCTCTTGGTCTACTCCCTTGCTTGGTTCACGTGCTTAAATCCGGTTCACTAGGTGCACAACAAGCAGCTGCATCAGCAATATGCCGAGTTTGCAGCTCAACCGAGATGAAGAAATTGATCGGTGAGGCGGGCTACATTCCTCTTCTTATCAAAATGCTCGAGGCTAAATCAAACAGTGCCAGAGAGGTTGCTGCACAGGCGATATCGAGTTTGATGAGCCTGCCACACAATTGTAGAGAAGTGAAAAGGGACAACAAAAGTGTACCAAATTTGGTCCAATTGCTCGATCCTAGTCCACAAAACACAGCCAAAAAGTATGCTGTTTGTGCCCTCGGCTTAATTTGTTCGAGTAAGAAGTGTAAGAAGCTGATGATATCCTATGGAGCAATTGGGTACCTCAAGAAGCTTACTGAGATGGACATACCAGGAGCCAAGAAGCTACTTGAGAGGTTGGAAAGAGGAAAATTGAGAAGTTTCTTCACAAGAAAATAG
- the LOC112180045 gene encoding protein CELLULOSE SYNTHASE INTERACTIVE 1 isoform X2 produces MVEESGSKVLSDTQSAEEWLSQARELVPLALNKAREVKGFPGRWKMIISKLEQIPSRLSDLSSHPCFSKNALCKEQLQSVSKTLKEAIELAEFCVGEKYEGKLRMQSDLDSLSGKLDLNLRDCGLLIKTGVLGEATLPLSMASSSTEPEVALHGNIRELLARLQIGHLEAKHKALDSLVELMKEDEKNVLSVLGRSNIAALVQLLTATSPRIREKTVTVICSLAESGSCENWLVSEGVLPPLIRLVESGSAIGKEKATISLQRLSMSAEAARAIVGHGGVRPLIEICQTGDSVSQAASASTLKNISAVPEVRQTLAEEGIVKVMIILLDCGMLLGSKEYAAECLQNLTASNDNLRRSVISEGGIRSLLAYLAGPLPQESAVAALRNLVGSVSMEVLVSLGLLPCLVHVLKSGSLGAQQAAASAICRVCSSTEMKKLIGEAGYIPLLIKMLEAKSNSAREVAAQAISSLMSLPHNCREVKRDNKSVPNLVQLLDPSPQNTAKKYAVCALGLICSSKKCKKLMISYGAIGYLKKLTEMDIPGAKKLLERLERGKLRSFFTRK; encoded by the coding sequence ATGGTCGAAGAAAGTGGCAGCAAGGTTTTGTCCGATACCCAGTCAGCCGAAGAATGGTTATCACAAGCAAGGGAGCTTGTTCCATTGGCACTGAATAAGGCAAGAGAGGTTAAGGGGTTTCCAGGTAGATGGAAGATGATCATTTCAAAGTTGGAGCAGATCCCATCACGATTATCAGACTTGTCTAGCCATCCCTGCTTCTCCAAGAATGCTCTTTGTAAGGAGCAATTGCAGTCAGTATCTAAGACATTGAAAGAAGCTATTGAATTGGCAGAGTTTTGTGTGGGGGAGAAGTATGAAGGAAAACTTCGTATGCAGAGTGATCTTGATTCATTGTCTGGTAAATTGGACTTGAATTTGCGAGATTGTGGCCTTTTGATCAAGACTGGGGTGCTTGGTGAGGCTACTTTGCCTTTGTCTATGGCTAGTTCTTCAACTGAACCTGAGGTTGCTCTACATGGTAATATAAGGGAATTGCTTGCTCGGCTTCAGATCGGGCACTTGGAAGCAAAGCACAAAGCTCTTGACAGTCTTGTTGAGCTTATGAAAGAGGATGAAAAGAATGTGTTGTCGGTTTTGGGGCGTAGCAATATTGCTGCTCTGGTCCAACTGCTCACCGCAACATCTCCTCGTATCCGGGAGAAGACTGTAACTGTTATTTGCTCGCTTGCAGAATCAGGGAGTTGTGAGAATTGGCTTGTTTCTGAAGGTGTCTTGCCACCTTTAATAAGGCTAGTTGAATCTGGGAGTGCtattggaaaagaaaaggctACAATTTCGCTTCAGAGATTGTCAATGTCAGCTGAAGCAGCTAGAGCCATTGTTGGGCACGGTGGCGTTAGACCGTTGATTGAGATTTGTCAGACTGGTGATTCAGTTTCTCAAGCTGCTTCTGCTAGCACTTTGAAGAACATATCAGCTGTCCCCGAGGTTCGACAAACTCTTGCTGAGGAAGGAATTGTAAAGGTTATGATCATTCTTCTTGATTGTGGAATGTTATTGGGGTCCAAAGAATATGCAGCTGAGTGTTTGCAGAATCTCACTGCAAGCAATGACAATCTAAGACGGTCTGTAATATCAGAAGGTGGAATTCGGAGCCTACTGGCTTATCTAGCCGGTCCATTGCCACAAGAGTCTGCAGTCGCAGCATTGAGGAACCTGGTTGGCTCAGTTTCTATGGAAGTTTTGGTTTCTCTTGGTCTACTCCCTTGCTTGGTTCACGTGCTTAAATCCGGTTCACTAGGTGCACAACAAGCAGCTGCATCAGCAATATGCCGAGTTTGCAGCTCAACCGAGATGAAGAAATTGATCGGTGAGGCGGGCTACATTCCTCTTCTTATCAAAATGCTCGAGGCTAAATCAAACAGTGCCAGAGAGGTTGCTGCACAGGCGATATCGAGTTTGATGAGCCTGCCACACAATTGTAGAGAAGTGAAAAGGGACAACAAAAGTGTACCAAATTTGGTCCAATTGCTCGATCCTAGTCCACAAAACACAGCCAAAAAGTATGCTGTTTGTGCCCTCGGCTTAATTTGTTCGAGTAAGAAGTGTAAGAAGCTGATGATATCCTATGGAGCAATTGGGTACCTCAAGAAGCTTACTGAGATGGACATACCAGGAGCCAAGAAGCTACTTGAGAGGTTGGAAAGAGGAAAATTGAGAAGTTTCTTCACAAGAAAATAG
- the LOC112182109 gene encoding peroxisomal membrane protein 11D, with the protein MSTLDATRAELALAVLYLNKAEARDKICRAIQYGSKFLSNGQPGTAQNVDKTTSLARKVFRLFKFVNDLHGLISPTAPGTPLPLVLLGKSKNALLSTFLFLDQIVWLGRTGIYKNKERAELIGRISLYCWMSSSVCTTLVEVGELGRLSGQIKKLEKDLKTSDKYQNEAYRAKLKKSNERSLALIKAALDTVVAIGLLQLAPKKITPRVTGALGFTTSLISCYQLLPAPVKAKTS; encoded by the exons ATGAGTACATTGGATGCAACTAGAGCCGAACTTGCTCTTGCAGTTCTTTATCTGAACAAGGCTGAGGCCAGGGACAAGATATGCAGGGCGATACAATATGGTTCTAAATTCTTGAGTAATGGACAACCCGGGACTGCCCAAAATGTTGACAAAACGACTAGCTTGGCACGAAAAGTTTTCCGTCTTTTCAAG TTTGTGAATGATCTTCATGGTCTGATTAGTCCAACTGCTCCTGGAACTCCTCTTCCACTTGTTCTGCTTGGAAAG TCCAAAAATGCATTGCTGTCAACTTTTCTGTTTCTTGACCAAATTGTCTGGCTTGGCAGAACAGGCATCTATAAG AACAAAGAACGTGCTGAGCTAATTGGCCGTATATCTCTTTACTGTTGGATGAGTTCCTCAGTTTGCACCACTTTAGTTGAG GTTGGGGAGCTAGGAAGGCTTTCTGGACAAATTAAGAAGTTGGAGAAGGATCTGAAGACCAGCGACAAGTATCAA AATGAGGCGTACCGTGCTAAACTCAAAAAATCGAATGAAAGGTCACTAGCCCTGATTAAAGCAGCCTTGGATACAGTGGTCGCAATTGGGTTGCTTCAGTTGGCACCTAAGAAAATCACTCCCCGTGTTACTGGAGCCTTGGGATTTACTACTTCTCTGATCTCTTGTTATCAG TTGCTTCCAGCTCCAGTGAAGGCTAAAACATCCTAA
- the LOC112180066 gene encoding F-box protein At4g00755 has translation MLEFIHTAPCMDWLNGLEPDMSVKVLTCLDNPKDLVQISTVSCTWRQIVVENGLCKKLCLRMFPQLSRVGHVIESNNSDAKDYAEVGSSNSKEWDTLEREHRVYAFLAHACTSFPEGDCISKAISASSTDNYPEESIQHTLVFSVARRASYWSSKGQKNPAVPEMLTYKLKSDFVIVTEINIHPFKAYFQHGSPIYSARGVRFRMGHAKFPIVESDPMEESCHDDKFEWTHTSQVFPMAQKNCLQTFKLPEPVLCIGGFLQIELVGRVQRQEMDDLFYICVSHVQVKGKSLGPAFSVETNVPSGLFVLKRQTKFNQPSLPENESDAISTGDLERHGREMLPIVNVLLANVDFEEYYE, from the exons atgttgGAGTTCATTCATACGGCTCCATGTATGGATTGGTTGAACGGGCTTGAACCTGACATGTCGGTGAAGGTCCTAACTTGTTTGGACAATCCAAAGGATCTTGTTCAAATTAGTACTGTCTCATGCACTTGGCGTCAAATTG TGGTAGAAAATGGTCTTTGCAAGAAGCTTTGCTTGAGAATGTTTCCTCAGTTATCCAGAGTTGGTCATGTGATCGAGTCAAACAACTCTGATGCCAAAGATTACGCAGAAGTTGGATCTAGCAATTCAAAGGAATGGGACACGTTGGAAAGGGAGCATAGAGTCTATGCCTTCTTAGCTCATGCTTGTACATCTTTCCCTGAGGGGGATTGCATTTCAAAGGCAATCAGTGCTTCCAGCACTGACAATTATCCAGAGGAAAGCATTCAACATACTCTAGTGTTTAGTGTTGCGCGGAGAGCTTCATACTGGTCAAGTAAAGGCCAAAAGAACCCTGCAGTGCCTGAGATGCTGACATACAAGTTGAAGTCTGATTTTGTTATAGTTACTGAAATCAACATACATCCTTTCAAAG CTTACTTCCAGCATGGGTCACCCATATATTCTGCCCGTGGTGTTCGATTTCGTATGGGGCATGCCAAATTCCCTATTGTAGAGAGTGACCCCATGGAGGAATCATGCCATGACGACAAGTTTGAGTGGACTCACACTTCGCAAGTGTTCCCAATGGCTCAG AAAAACTGCTTGCAGACGTTCAAGCTTCCAGAACCAGTTCTTTGCATAGGTGGATTCTTGCAGATTGAGTTAGTGGGGAGGGTTCAGAGACAAGAAATGGATGACCTGTTCTATATATG CGTGTCTCACGTTCAAGTCAAGGGGAAGTCACTAGGACCTGCATTTAGTGTTGAAACCAATGTACCGTCTGGGCTGTTTGTGTTGAAGAGACAAACTAAATTCAACCAACCAAGCTTACCTGAGAATGAGTCCGATGCTATCTCCACTGGTGATTTGGAGAGACACGGTAGAGAAATGCTGCCCATTGTGAATGTGCTGCTTGCAAATGTAGATTTTGAGGAATATTATGAATGA